In the genome of Oncorhynchus gorbuscha isolate QuinsamMale2020 ecotype Even-year unplaced genomic scaffold, OgorEven_v1.0 Un_scaffold_766, whole genome shotgun sequence, one region contains:
- the LOC124020186 gene encoding zinc finger protein 436-like, with the protein MLTIFLTSSTMSSLSYSLPAKEEEKEAPVKEEKEEEAVTVKQEVEDEAVTVKEEEKDVKEEEFTVKEEEEYLRVKEEDAVFGMKEEEITVPLEEEGKTGDLINTRERPDSEKPETSKPTRRHHCSHCGMMFNQLRCLKRHERIHTGEKPFQCFQCGKCFPC; encoded by the exons ATGCTAACTATCTTTCTAACATCCTCGACCATGAGCTCACTAAGCTACTCCCTCCCTGctaaagaagaggagaaagaagcccccgtaaaagaggagaaggaagaggaggctgttacagttaaacaagaagtagaggatgaggctgttacagtgaaagaagaggagaaagacgTGAAAGAGGAAGaatttacagtgaaagaagaggaagaatatttaagagtgaaagaggaggatgcaGTTTTTGGAATGAAGGAGGAGGAGATTACTGTCCCgttggaggaggaagggaagactggagatctgattaacacca GAGAAAGACCAGACTCTGAGAAACCAGAGACGTCCAAACCAACAAGACGACACCACTGCTCCCACTGTGGAATGATGTTTAACCAGTTAAGGTGTCTGAAacgacatgagagaatacacacaggggagaagcctttccAATGCTTCCAGTGTGGAAAGTGTTTTCCTTGTTAG